One genomic region from Augochlora pura isolate Apur16 chromosome 7, APUR_v2.2.1, whole genome shotgun sequence encodes:
- the LOC144472765 gene encoding uncharacterized protein LOC144472765, which translates to MMAQPDRCNFLVNELKDILRLHGLSTVGNKSELIQRLDEKFPNRAWVEEPTKRSVGSENMAAAETTQSVAGGTPQTNELRRDAQIGQNTCEESPPDSLLRMEVDLLRRERDLMRRELQLAQRENEMLRSSPASSRSSENRSSLSVKVIGDLLSDFDGRNQIFRNWERQLKLLISTYGLDQNFSRILIVSKLKGEALQWFHSRSENLEINVDELLGSMETMFSRRESSLEARRKLEARRWAVGEHFGQYCHDKITLANNVSISEEETIEYVIDGIPNINLRNQACLANFKSTAELLAAFSRVSLGSEERNQRGFDTFAVRSKTRMPVEGKPSPPTVNVRCYNCNRMGHRSSECRLPRREKGSCFGCGETGHLLPACPKKREPRVNFVENSTPREDEFHRNLNFVMDNIEEL; encoded by the exons aTGATGGCACAGCCTGATCGGTGTAATTTCTTGGTGAATGAGCTAAAAGATATCTTGCGGCTACATGGACTTTCCACAGTGGGAAATAAATCGGAATTAATCCAACGGCTCGATGAGAAATTCCCAAATCGAGCTTGGGTGGAAGAGCCGACGAAGCGATCGGTCGGAAGTGAGAATATGGCCGCCGCAGAGACAACACAAAGCGTGGCTGGCGGGACGCCTCAAACAAATGAGCTGCGACGGGATGCACAGATCGGGCAGAACACATGTGAGGAATCTCCACCAGATTCTTTGTTGCGCATGGAGGTAGACCTACTGCGCAGAGAGCGGGACCTGATGCGTAGGGAGTTGCAACTGGCACAGCGTGAAAATGAAATGCTAAGAAGCTCGCCAGCTTCAAGTCGAAGTTCGGAAAATAGATCCAGCCTGAGCGTCAAGGTCATTGGTGATCTCCTGAGCGACTTTGATGgaagaaatcaaatatttcgcaATTGGGAGAGACAGTTGAAGTTGTTGATTTCGACCTACGGTTTGGACCAAAATTTTTCGAGAATCTTAATTGTGTCTAAATTGAAAGGAGAGGCGCTGCAATGGTTCCACTCACGATCTGAAAATTTGGAGATCAACGTGGACGAGCTTCTCGGGAGCATGGAAACAATGTTCAGCCGTCGAGAAAGCAGTTTGGAGGCCCGAAGAAAGCTGGAAGCCAGGAGATGGGCCGTCGGCGAGCATTTTGGCCAGTATTGCCATGATAAAATTACCTTGGCCAATAACGTGTCGATTTCGGAAGAGGAAACGATAGAATACGTAATAGATGGCATTCCGAACATCAATTTAAGAAATCAAGCATGCCTTGCCAATTTTAAGTCGACGGCGGAACTCCTCGCAGCGTTCAGCAGAGTTTCGTTAGGCAGCGAGGAAAGAAATCAGCGTGGATTTGATACGTTCGCCGTCCGATCCAAAACAAGAATGCCGGTGGAGGGAAAGCCTTCCCCACCAACTGTAAACGTTAGGTGTTACAATTGCAACAGGATGGGTCATCGGTCAAGCGAGTGTCGTCTAccgaggagagaaaaaggttCCTGTTTTGGCTGCGGAGAGACGGGACACCTGCTGCCTGCCTGCCCCAAGAAGCGAGAGCCCCGAgtcaattttgttgaaaattccACCCCGCGGGAGGATGAGTTTCAccgtaatttaaatttcgttatGGACAACATAGAA GAGCTGTAG